The proteins below come from a single Spirochaetia bacterium 38H-sp genomic window:
- a CDS encoding UvrD-helicase domain-containing protein translates to MIDYKKELNPEQYQAVTTIQGPVLIIAGAGSGKTRVITYRISYMLDSHIPQKNILALTFTNKAAKEMWERVRQLTGKKLTNLTVSTFHSFGAQILREKIHHLGYRPNFSIYDTQDQTELIKQCAKETNLHPELLNIGLIKNIISGIKTDRIQWTEENEVYQQVFLEYQAHLKAYHAVDFDDLIVLPNKLFSEQPNILEEYRNRYKYIMIDEFQDTSILQYNFIKQLAEKNRNICVVGDDDQSIYSWRGANYQNIMLFEKDFPERVEIKLEQNYRSVQTILEAANHLISHNTNRKDKKLWTGKEDNNKIQLIFVDDEKKEAEFIAEHIRTIVLKERAAYHQIGVLVRTNNLMATLENTLLQNNVPYKLSGGKSFFERKEVKDIIAYLRAILNPDDDISILRIINTPKRGIGRQTIQHIGDIATEQGISIYSAISSIRYAEDSPVSNTIKKTLDEFMAIIEDYNYRLNNTGSIAETIRELIDDINYFEYLLGEYRDNDNIARYKYQNIMLFTDLIERWEKDPDNLNPNLWSYLTKISLSSREDNTEESEKGKVNLMTIHAAKGLEFDHVFLAGVEDGIIPHQRAIEDDPSNIEEERRLFYVAITRAKQKLYLTTCKKRKIMREEKEQTPSPFLEEMPQHLITSEEPSQEMTEEEVDKLFADLKKRFSE, encoded by the coding sequence ATGATAGACTATAAAAAAGAACTCAACCCAGAACAATATCAGGCAGTAACAACAATACAGGGCCCCGTACTCATAATAGCAGGTGCGGGAAGCGGGAAAACAAGAGTCATAACATACAGAATATCATACATGCTAGACTCCCACATACCGCAGAAAAACATACTTGCACTTACCTTTACCAACAAAGCCGCAAAAGAAATGTGGGAGAGAGTTAGACAACTTACGGGGAAAAAACTTACAAACCTCACAGTAAGCACGTTTCACAGCTTTGGTGCGCAAATACTGAGAGAAAAAATACATCATCTGGGATACAGACCCAATTTTAGCATATACGACACTCAAGACCAGACAGAACTCATAAAACAGTGTGCAAAAGAAACCAACCTGCATCCTGAGCTATTAAACATAGGCCTTATAAAAAATATAATATCAGGCATAAAAACAGACCGCATACAGTGGACAGAAGAAAACGAAGTATATCAACAAGTGTTTCTGGAGTATCAGGCACATCTCAAAGCATACCATGCCGTAGACTTTGATGACCTAATAGTACTACCCAACAAACTTTTTTCGGAACAACCCAATATACTGGAAGAATACAGAAACAGGTACAAATACATAATGATAGATGAGTTCCAGGATACATCAATTCTACAATACAACTTTATAAAACAGCTAGCAGAAAAGAACAGAAACATCTGTGTCGTAGGAGATGATGACCAATCGATATACTCATGGAGGGGAGCCAACTATCAAAACATAATGCTCTTTGAAAAAGACTTTCCCGAAAGAGTAGAAATAAAACTAGAACAAAACTACAGATCAGTACAGACAATATTGGAAGCAGCAAACCACCTTATATCACATAACACCAACAGGAAAGACAAAAAACTCTGGACAGGAAAAGAAGACAATAATAAAATTCAGCTGATATTTGTGGATGACGAAAAAAAAGAAGCCGAGTTTATAGCAGAACACATAAGAACAATAGTATTAAAAGAACGAGCAGCATATCATCAGATAGGTGTTCTTGTAAGAACCAACAACCTCATGGCAACACTTGAGAACACACTTCTTCAGAACAACGTACCCTATAAACTATCCGGTGGTAAAAGTTTTTTTGAAAGAAAAGAAGTAAAGGACATAATAGCATATTTGAGAGCTATATTAAATCCGGATGATGATATAAGCATCCTGAGAATAATAAACACACCAAAACGTGGTATTGGAAGACAAACCATACAACACATAGGAGACATCGCAACAGAACAAGGAATTTCCATATATTCCGCAATAAGTTCCATACGATATGCAGAGGACAGCCCGGTATCTAACACCATAAAGAAAACACTTGATGAGTTTATGGCAATAATAGAAGATTATAACTACAGACTCAACAATACAGGCTCAATTGCAGAAACAATAAGAGAACTCATAGATGACATCAATTATTTTGAATATTTACTGGGAGAATACAGAGACAACGATAACATAGCCAGATATAAATACCAGAACATAATGCTCTTTACAGACCTGATAGAACGCTGGGAAAAAGACCCAGACAATCTCAATCCAAACCTGTGGTCATATCTTACCAAGATTAGCCTCTCAAGCAGAGAGGATAATACAGAAGAATCCGAGAAAGGCAAGGTCAACCTGATGACAATCCATGCTGCAAAAGGCCTGGAATTTGACCATGTTTTTCTTGCCGGAGTAGAAGATGGCATAATACCACATCAGAGAGCAATAGAAGACGATCCTTCAAACATAGAAGAAGAAAGAAGATTGTTTTATGTTGCAATCACACGTGCAAAACAAAAACTGTACCTGACAACCTGTAAAAAAAGAAAAATAATGAGAGAAGAAAAAGAGCAAACGCCATCTCCATTTCTGGAAGAAATGCCTCAACACCTTATAACAAGCGAAGAACCATCACAAGAAATGACAGAAGAAGAAGTTGACAAGCTGTTTGCAGACCTTAAGAAAAGATTTTCTGAGTAA
- a CDS encoding TatD family hydrolase, which yields MLIDSHFHPVIMQEKGLNMTAIFSEMQRMDTKYAIAIATHPTEIQIIKNICNTQPYIYYASGIYPSFCTENYDIILEELENQLSTEKILAIGEIGLDYYHNYGTKEKQKKLFKKQLLLAEKHRKPVILHIRDSFEDVFICLKEAKLSSGGIAHCFSGNYKQAKTLLDMGFYISFAGNITYKNNTYLTDVLKKIPQDRILIETDSPFLSPLPVRGKPNTPLNTAYIMDFISDKLKIKRTSIETQIINNFKTLFKL from the coding sequence ATGCTTATAGACTCACATTTCCATCCTGTTATCATGCAAGAAAAAGGATTAAATATGACAGCTATTTTCTCTGAGATGCAAAGGATGGATACAAAATATGCTATTGCCATTGCCACACATCCAACAGAAATACAAATTATAAAAAACATATGTAATACTCAACCATATATCTACTATGCAAGCGGGATATACCCGTCATTCTGTACGGAAAACTATGATATTATATTGGAAGAACTAGAAAACCAGCTATCAACAGAAAAAATCCTGGCCATTGGAGAAATAGGACTGGACTATTATCATAACTACGGAACAAAAGAAAAACAAAAAAAACTGTTTAAAAAGCAGCTTCTGCTGGCAGAAAAACATAGAAAGCCTGTAATATTACACATACGGGATTCCTTTGAAGATGTATTTATCTGCCTCAAAGAGGCAAAATTATCATCCGGGGGGATTGCCCACTGTTTTTCCGGCAATTATAAACAAGCAAAGACTCTTCTTGATATGGGTTTTTACATATCCTTTGCAGGAAACATAACCTATAAAAATAATACATATCTTACGGATGTGTTAAAGAAAATACCCCAAGACAGAATACTTATAGAAACAGACTCGCCTTTTCTTTCTCCCCTGCCCGTGAGGGGGAAACCAAACACCCCGTTAAATACAGCTTATATAATGGATTTTATATCTGATAAGCTAAAGATAAAAAGGACTTCTATTGAAACACAAATAATAAATAATTTTAAAACGCTATTCAAACTATAA
- a CDS encoding response regulator — protein MKEELVRIVYADDDEEDILLMQKALEKARVANPIDIVRDGEELLEYLRCEGRYEHLKGKKKPGLILLDLNMPRLDGREALEIIKKDANLKRIPVVVLTTSKAEEDILRTYDLGVNSFIKKPISFSSLVEIVINLSNYWFEIVELP, from the coding sequence ATGAAAGAGGAACTTGTCAGAATTGTTTATGCCGATGATGATGAAGAGGATATACTTCTTATGCAAAAGGCTTTGGAAAAAGCTCGAGTTGCAAATCCTATAGATATAGTACGTGATGGTGAGGAGTTGCTTGAATATTTAAGGTGTGAGGGTAGGTATGAGCATCTTAAAGGCAAAAAAAAACCTGGACTTATACTTCTTGATCTTAATATGCCCAGACTTGACGGAAGAGAGGCATTGGAGATAATTAAGAAGGATGCTAATCTCAAGCGTATTCCTGTTGTTGTCCTTACAACTTCCAAAGCTGAGGAGGATATACTGCGTACTTATGATCTGGGGGTTAATTCTTTTATAAAAAAGCCGATTTCTTTTTCCTCACTTGTAGAGATAGTAATAAATCTTAGTAATTACTGGTTTGAGATTGTGGAGTTGCCTTGA
- a CDS encoding DNA-directed RNA polymerase subunit omega, with amino-acid sequence MIIPLSELIDYKGNAYELSVAAIKRASQLASLKGKEVEEVGSKIVSLSLKQVLTKEVQFQLEEK; translated from the coding sequence ATGATAATACCATTGTCAGAGCTTATAGATTATAAAGGCAATGCTTATGAGCTTAGCGTTGCCGCGATAAAAAGAGCTTCTCAGCTAGCATCCCTTAAAGGCAAAGAAGTAGAAGAAGTTGGTTCCAAGATAGTTTCTCTCAGTTTAAAACAAGTATTAACCAAGGAAGTACAGTTCCAGCTTGAAGAAAAATAA
- the miaA gene encoding tRNA (adenosine(37)-N6)-dimethylallyltransferase MiaA yields MKKNNKPIPVVVILGPTGVGKTSLLIDNLYDIAEIISADAYQVYKGLDIGTAKPSLSEQKKLKHHLIDILFPDEQYTVGNFVQLADDCAKEIAARGKIPIVAGGTAYYLRHFIYGLPETPTASPTVRERVKRFIEEHGAQLAWEKLFDIDRQAAEKIGKNDVYRISRALEVIEQTGKKLSSFGVCGERRSQYSFYVLGLMRPREELYQRINLRVDNMFVSGLAEEVEALAREGYTADSPALKAIGYREFFINKGAPLDFIKEEIKKNTRHFAKRQLTFFKRFGDVRWYHPENISVVSDIKDFAEHALTTYLS; encoded by the coding sequence TTGAAGAAAAATAACAAGCCAATACCGGTCGTGGTCATTCTTGGCCCGACCGGTGTAGGAAAGACATCCCTTCTTATCGATAATCTTTATGATATAGCAGAAATAATAAGTGCGGATGCATACCAAGTCTATAAAGGCTTGGACATAGGTACCGCAAAGCCTTCTTTATCAGAGCAAAAAAAGCTCAAGCATCATCTCATAGACATACTTTTCCCGGATGAGCAATATACGGTAGGCAATTTTGTGCAGCTTGCAGACGACTGTGCCAAAGAAATTGCAGCAAGAGGCAAAATACCTATTGTTGCCGGAGGAACTGCCTATTATTTGCGTCATTTTATATATGGTCTTCCGGAGACACCTACGGCAAGTCCTACAGTAAGAGAGAGGGTAAAGCGTTTTATAGAAGAACATGGAGCACAATTAGCTTGGGAAAAACTTTTTGATATTGATAGACAGGCTGCGGAAAAGATTGGAAAAAATGATGTTTATAGAATATCCAGGGCTCTTGAGGTTATCGAGCAGACAGGAAAAAAGCTTTCTTCTTTTGGAGTGTGCGGAGAGAGACGTTCCCAATATTCTTTTTATGTTTTGGGGCTTATGCGTCCCAGAGAAGAGTTGTATCAGAGGATAAACCTGAGGGTGGATAATATGTTTGTATCCGGGCTGGCAGAAGAGGTAGAAGCCCTTGCCAGAGAAGGTTATACAGCTGATTCCCCCGCTCTTAAGGCTATAGGATACAGGGAGTTTTTTATTAATAAAGGTGCTCCCCTGGATTTTATAAAAGAAGAAATCAAGAAGAATACTCGGCATTTTGCAAAACGACAGCTCACTTTTTTTAAGCGTTTTGGGGATGTAAGATGGTACCATCCAGAGAATATCTCTGTGGTATCTGATATCAAGGATTTCGCAGAGCATGCTTTGACCACATATCTATCATAG
- a CDS encoding RsmB/NOP family class I SAM-dependent RNA methyltransferase → MAKNKKTAEQEFYTYYRELYHQRWEKLESAIKTLENYYPIKIGKKEYYIDKASAYPVIALNIQQGNNILDMCAAPGGKTLLIAERLNGTGTLTANEKSPARKARLDKVLSEHLPEELRKNIHTTCRDAEKWGLYQQNTYDRILVDVPCSSEAHLIKNPKELKKWTKSRSKNLAIKQYAILSSAFMALAKGGYIVYSTCALSPLENDKTIEKLIKKHGKKLRILELQNTTDIPKQIKLQLIEKTEYGYHILPDKNKGAGPIYFCIIEKTEETQAPAKKR, encoded by the coding sequence ATGGCAAAAAACAAAAAGACAGCAGAACAAGAATTTTATACATATTACAGAGAACTATACCACCAGCGCTGGGAAAAATTAGAAAGCGCAATAAAAACACTGGAGAACTACTATCCTATAAAAATAGGGAAAAAAGAATATTACATTGACAAAGCATCGGCATACCCTGTGATAGCACTCAACATACAACAGGGAAACAACATTCTGGACATGTGCGCAGCACCTGGAGGGAAAACACTGCTCATAGCAGAAAGACTTAACGGAACAGGAACTCTGACCGCTAACGAAAAATCCCCCGCAAGAAAAGCAAGACTAGACAAAGTACTATCAGAACACCTCCCGGAAGAACTAAGGAAAAACATACACACAACATGCAGAGACGCAGAAAAATGGGGATTATATCAACAAAACACATATGACAGAATACTTGTGGACGTACCATGCTCATCGGAAGCCCACCTCATAAAGAATCCTAAAGAACTAAAGAAATGGACAAAGAGTCGAAGTAAAAACCTTGCAATAAAACAATACGCAATACTATCATCAGCATTTATGGCACTTGCAAAAGGCGGATACATAGTCTACTCTACATGTGCACTCTCACCATTGGAAAACGACAAAACAATAGAAAAACTAATAAAAAAACACGGAAAAAAACTCAGAATATTGGAGCTGCAGAATACAACAGACATACCAAAACAGATAAAACTGCAACTCATAGAAAAAACAGAATACGGATATCACATACTCCCTGATAAAAACAAAGGAGCAGGACCAATATATTTTTGCATAATAGAAAAGACAGAAGAGACACAGGCACCTGCAAAAAAAAGATAA
- a CDS encoding ATP-binding protein has translation MENICEKKDLERIIEVLTMAARGEFGYRCGEVSPYYKDLADAVDSVIDVLSSSGVGKINNATVWQFSKKIFEHLNEAIIFIRTSEEGDELLGYNRAFVKLFSSEDRNSLRIDIKDREIGALRELKEFYRLLHEVREGQTAVYAEVYYDKINKWLKISVFPVNEALVGAVFEDISYRKETENRLKSALRMAESSNKDLEYFAYIASHDLREPLRKVSAFADLLVEEAGDKLPDDAKFYLDRIVSATDRMQTLIEDLLVYSRITTRGGDFVAVNLMDILADVQDSLSMLIKESNAIITVEEELPVIEADPSQLRQLFQNLIANSIRYKNPEKNPVITIKTSNSEDKNMLRIDFSDNGMGFDEKYKDRIFKIFQRLSSKSDKSGTGIGLAVCKRIVERHNGYIDVISKEGRGTTFSIYLPFKIN, from the coding sequence ATGGAAAATATATGCGAGAAAAAAGATCTAGAAAGAATAATAGAAGTCCTCACAATGGCAGCTAGAGGAGAGTTTGGCTACAGATGTGGAGAAGTTTCTCCCTATTATAAGGATCTTGCCGATGCCGTTGATTCTGTTATTGATGTTCTTTCTAGTTCCGGTGTCGGTAAAATCAATAACGCTACAGTCTGGCAGTTTTCCAAGAAGATTTTTGAGCATCTTAATGAAGCTATCATTTTTATAAGAACCTCAGAGGAAGGAGATGAGCTTCTAGGGTATAATCGTGCTTTTGTCAAGCTGTTTTCTTCTGAGGATAGAAACAGTCTAAGAATAGATATAAAGGATAGAGAAATAGGTGCTCTAAGAGAGCTCAAAGAGTTTTACAGGTTGTTGCATGAGGTTAGGGAAGGACAGACTGCTGTTTATGCTGAGGTATATTATGATAAGATAAATAAATGGCTAAAGATTTCTGTCTTTCCTGTCAATGAAGCATTGGTAGGAGCTGTTTTTGAAGATATCTCTTACAGAAAGGAAACAGAAAATCGTCTTAAAAGCGCTCTAAGAATGGCAGAATCTTCCAATAAGGACCTTGAGTACTTTGCCTATATTGCTTCTCATGATCTAAGAGAACCTCTTAGAAAGGTGAGCGCTTTTGCAGATCTCCTTGTAGAGGAAGCCGGAGATAAGCTTCCAGACGATGCAAAGTTCTATCTTGACAGAATAGTATCCGCAACGGACAGGATGCAAACTCTTATAGAGGATCTTCTCGTATATTCTAGAATAACCACTCGAGGGGGAGATTTTGTTGCTGTCAATCTTATGGATATTTTGGCAGATGTACAGGACAGCCTCTCTATGCTTATAAAAGAGTCCAATGCTATCATAACAGTAGAAGAAGAGTTGCCTGTCATAGAAGCCGATCCTTCTCAACTAAGGCAGCTTTTTCAGAATCTGATTGCCAATTCTATTAGATACAAGAATCCTGAGAAAAATCCGGTAATAACAATAAAGACCTCTAATTCGGAAGATAAAAATATGCTCAGGATTGATTTTTCTGATAATGGCATGGGCTTTGACGAAAAATATAAAGATAGGATTTTTAAGATTTTTCAGAGGTTGAGCAGTAAATCGGATAAGTCTGGAACCGGTATAGGTCTTGCGGTATGTAAACGTATAGTCGAAAGGCATAACGGCTATATTGATGTCATCAGCAAAGAAGGTAGAGGAACCACTTTTTCCATTTATTTGCCTTTTAAAATAAATTAG
- a CDS encoding small multi-drug export protein codes for MTTTLVITAILALAPISELRGAIPFAIARGITPWTAYIYCVLLNSLVAPITFIFLSTIHKLMLKLTFYKNFAEKTLEKARKKLAPKVEKYGMWGIMIFVAIPLPITGAYTGTLGAWVLGIPLKKTIPATTLGVTISGIIVTAVTLSGIEILQIFIKK; via the coding sequence ATGACAACAACACTTGTTATAACAGCGATTCTTGCTCTGGCACCCATATCAGAACTTAGAGGAGCAATCCCTTTTGCCATAGCACGAGGAATAACACCATGGACAGCATACATATACTGCGTTCTACTAAACTCCCTAGTTGCACCTATAACATTTATATTCTTATCTACAATACACAAACTAATGCTAAAACTGACCTTCTATAAAAACTTTGCAGAAAAAACACTGGAAAAAGCAAGAAAAAAACTTGCCCCAAAAGTAGAAAAATACGGAATGTGGGGAATAATGATATTTGTAGCAATACCCCTGCCAATAACAGGTGCATACACAGGCACACTAGGTGCTTGGGTACTGGGAATACCATTAAAAAAAACAATTCCTGCAACCACATTAGGAGTAACAATATCAGGAATAATAGTTACAGCAGTAACACTGAGCGGAATAGAAATCTTACAAATCTTTATAAAAAAATAG
- a CDS encoding NUDIX domain-containing protein, protein MIFTPVIYIENKRYTLKSGVRNIWDYATFNNKKIEIHNLSCSGCKKVSAAILIDPQGRILIARRNYGKHKGVWEFPGGKLEGKENPDIAIIREIKEELDIDANYPLLFDISMQGKIVLYSFFLKLTKKDISSTDHDKTKLLYPHEIYRYPLLELDKKVTDHIMEIIKEGYDIKWKHAEDRT, encoded by the coding sequence ATGATTTTTACACCTGTTATTTATATAGAAAATAAAAGATATACCTTAAAAAGTGGAGTAAGAAATATATGGGATTATGCTACTTTTAATAACAAAAAAATTGAAATTCATAACCTTTCTTGCAGCGGATGCAAGAAAGTAAGCGCTGCAATACTTATAGACCCGCAGGGTAGAATCCTAATAGCAAGAAGAAACTACGGAAAACATAAAGGAGTGTGGGAATTTCCCGGCGGAAAGCTAGAAGGAAAAGAAAATCCAGATATTGCCATAATAAGAGAGATAAAAGAAGAACTTGATATAGATGCAAACTATCCGCTTCTTTTTGATATAAGCATGCAGGGAAAAATCGTTTTATATTCTTTTTTTTTAAAACTGACAAAAAAAGATATTTCTAGCACGGATCATGATAAAACAAAACTGCTTTATCCCCATGAAATCTATAGATACCCTCTATTGGAACTGGACAAAAAAGTAACAGACCATATTATGGAAATCATAAAAGAAGGATATGATATAAAATGGAAACATGCCGAAGACCGGACTTGA
- a CDS encoding flagellar filament outer layer protein FlaA: MKRGIYLSIMMLLLLVFIAGVAADEITENLQARVIETFDDPTGQEPNSHAWIAIGSKYATVEETDQGTIEYPQIAFVETVPEELAKMLDTPEGKTLRALGVHGKFDLKGYNYVELVPVKEENGQFVPSPITLPGRVQQLDLWVWGSNHNYTLEAHIQDYTGRVHVLDFGSIKFKGWKNLRVIFPGYIQQAVQYVPALKQLSLLKLVIWTTPEEKVDDFYVYIDHIKILTDLYESGFDGELLGNPDKVKELWQNAPAPGK; encoded by the coding sequence ATGAAACGAGGGATTTACCTCTCCATTATGATGTTGCTTCTCCTGGTTTTTATTGCGGGAGTTGCGGCTGACGAGATTACAGAGAATCTTCAGGCACGAGTGATTGAGACTTTTGATGATCCTACCGGGCAGGAGCCCAATTCTCATGCCTGGATAGCAATTGGTAGTAAGTATGCCACTGTTGAGGAGACCGATCAGGGGACTATTGAGTATCCTCAGATTGCTTTTGTAGAGACTGTTCCGGAAGAACTGGCAAAGATGTTAGATACCCCGGAGGGGAAGACTCTCAGGGCTCTGGGTGTGCACGGTAAGTTTGATCTTAAGGGATATAATTATGTCGAGCTTGTTCCCGTAAAAGAGGAGAATGGCCAGTTTGTTCCTTCTCCCATAACTTTGCCTGGCAGAGTTCAGCAGTTGGATCTATGGGTATGGGGTTCCAATCATAATTATACTCTTGAGGCTCATATCCAGGATTACACCGGAAGGGTACATGTGCTCGATTTTGGGTCTATCAAGTTTAAGGGTTGGAAGAATCTGAGGGTTATTTTCCCGGGATATATTCAGCAGGCTGTGCAGTATGTTCCTGCTCTCAAACAGCTTTCCCTGTTAAAGCTGGTTATATGGACTACTCCCGAGGAAAAGGTCGATGATTTTTATGTGTACATCGATCATATAAAGATTCTTACAGACCTTTATGAGTCCGGTTTTGACGGTGAGCTTCTTGGTAATCCTGATAAGGTTAAGGAGCTCTGGCAGAATGCACCGGCTCCGGGAAAATAA
- a CDS encoding flagellar filament outer layer protein FlaA → MKRLIIVFAIVCFVIPVFAQNLDGIDPSKLGTDTAQQKLQEISVDKFENPGFWSVYMPLDQGLVSMRRFEGAPKDKQPIQAEQDAGISEPDKFVLGVKASFFHRGPAEILIKPSRPIAVEGIVKTLSVWVIGRNFNHVLKVWLEDAFGNTAILTMGKLNFTGWKRLTVPLPTTLVQQDSHYGQKSGIRIKGFIIEADMMETYGRYYVYFDDLRAITDLFPIEVRDEDDMADNW, encoded by the coding sequence ATGAAGAGATTAATCATAGTTTTTGCTATTGTTTGTTTTGTGATACCTGTTTTTGCTCAAAATCTTGACGGGATTGATCCCAGCAAGCTTGGTACTGATACTGCTCAGCAGAAGCTGCAGGAGATTTCTGTTGATAAGTTTGAGAATCCGGGGTTCTGGTCTGTTTATATGCCTCTAGACCAGGGGCTTGTATCTATGCGTAGGTTTGAGGGCGCTCCCAAGGACAAGCAGCCTATCCAGGCAGAGCAAGACGCTGGTATTTCGGAGCCTGATAAGTTTGTTCTTGGTGTAAAGGCCTCTTTCTTTCATAGAGGTCCTGCAGAGATTCTTATAAAGCCGTCCAGACCCATAGCTGTTGAGGGTATCGTTAAGACTCTCTCTGTATGGGTAATAGGAAGAAACTTTAATCATGTTCTTAAGGTTTGGCTTGAGGATGCCTTTGGCAATACTGCTATCCTTACGATGGGTAAGCTTAATTTTACTGGCTGGAAACGCCTTACTGTTCCTTTGCCCACAACACTTGTACAGCAGGATTCTCACTATGGCCAAAAGTCAGGGATAAGAATCAAGGGCTTTATAATAGAAGCTGATATGATGGAGACTTACGGAAGATATTATGTATATTTTGATGATTTACGGGCTATTACAGATCTCTTCCCAATAGAAGTAAGGGATGAGGATGACATGGCTGATAATTGGTGA
- the cmk gene encoding (d)CMP kinase, with translation MIIAISGKSGCGNSTVSRLVAEELSLKWINYTFRNIAAEKGVTLEQIMEEANKSFDWDIYLDNKQKDFLEEGNCVLGSRLAIWLAPKEALKVYLYASPEVRAQRIRKREGGDFKDVFNRTKQRDISDSKRYKELYGIDIEKYQEVADIIIDTENMTPKMIKDIITQEAKKRWKV, from the coding sequence ATGATAATAGCGATATCAGGGAAAAGCGGCTGTGGTAACTCCACTGTGAGCAGACTAGTAGCAGAAGAACTATCCCTCAAGTGGATAAACTATACATTTAGGAACATTGCAGCAGAAAAAGGCGTAACACTTGAACAAATAATGGAAGAAGCTAACAAAAGCTTTGATTGGGACATTTACCTTGACAACAAGCAAAAAGACTTTCTTGAGGAGGGAAACTGCGTACTGGGCTCAAGACTGGCGATATGGCTTGCTCCAAAAGAAGCCCTAAAAGTATATCTCTATGCTTCCCCCGAGGTACGTGCACAGAGAATCCGCAAAAGAGAAGGTGGAGACTTTAAGGACGTGTTTAACAGAACAAAGCAACGCGATATATCCGATAGCAAAAGATACAAAGAACTGTACGGTATAGACATAGAAAAATACCAAGAAGTAGCGGACATCATAATAGACACCGAGAACATGACACCCAAAATGATAAAAGACATCATTACACAAGAAGCAAAAAAACGCTGGAAAGTCTGA
- a CDS encoding diguanylate cyclase has protein sequence MLLERIKILYIEDDDEDIILIKKLLEREPSFKSRLYNASSIEEGEALILEKNPDVIILDLNLPDASGLAGLKTIIEGFPNIPVIVMTGFDDDNTGDDAVRAGAQDYLVKGKFTSGELVKTIRYSIQRFSLYKKIQELAIEDPLTGLLNRRGFEIHFNAQRRIARRRGEILSIFFMDMDNLKVINDTYGHSEGDRALKLIAGVLQRVFRDSDFIARFGGDEFIIMTVGRDMSKTDSKINTLRVELHKESAKRGFHIPVEVSAGIAICRPEDDMDLDSLVKAADSSMYNDKKIRKKMKSVRERDK, from the coding sequence ATGTTATTAGAGAGGATAAAAATATTATATATAGAAGATGATGACGAGGATATTATTCTTATAAAAAAACTTCTCGAGCGAGAACCTTCTTTTAAGTCAAGGCTTTATAATGCCAGCAGTATAGAAGAGGGAGAAGCTCTAATACTGGAGAAGAATCCTGATGTGATAATCCTTGACTTAAATCTTCCTGATGCATCCGGATTGGCAGGGCTTAAAACTATTATAGAAGGATTTCCTAATATCCCTGTTATTGTTATGACTGGTTTTGATGACGACAATACAGGAGATGATGCAGTGAGGGCAGGTGCTCAAGATTATCTTGTAAAGGGTAAGTTTACTTCCGGAGAGCTTGTAAAAACAATAAGGTATTCTATACAGAGATTTTCTCTCTATAAAAAAATACAGGAGCTTGCGATAGAAGATCCGCTTACAGGGCTATTAAATCGACGAGGTTTTGAGATACATTTTAATGCACAGAGAAGAATTGCAAGAAGAAGAGGAGAAATCCTCTCCATATTTTTTATGGATATGGATAATCTCAAGGTAATAAATGATACTTATGGACATTCAGAAGGGGACAGGGCTTTAAAACTTATTGCTGGCGTTTTACAGAGGGTTTTTAGAGATTCTGATTTTATTGCCAGATTTGGGGGAGATGAATTTATTATTATGACTGTTGGAAGGGATATGTCAAAAACGGATTCCAAGATAAATACTCTGAGAGTAGAATTGCATAAGGAATCTGCAAAAAGAGGTTTTCATATCCCTGTGGAAGTAAGCGCCGGAATAGCAATATGCAGACCAGAGGATGATATGGATCTTGACAGCCTTGTGAAGGCTGCTGATTCCAGTATGTATAACGATAAAAAGATAAGAAAAAAAATGAAATCCGTAAGAGAAAGAGATAAATAA